Proteins from a single region of Sneathiella aquimaris:
- a CDS encoding pyridoxal phosphate-dependent aminotransferase, translating into MGISSKISLLGTETAFDVLARAAKLSASGMDVINLGIGQPDFPTPDAIVQAGIDALKNGHHGYTAANGTQELREAVAQDILKYRGVPVSADNILIMPGGKPTMSFAIELFGEAGAEILYPNPGFPIYESMIRYSGAKPVPIPLLEEQGFSFDADQVLSLVNNNTRLIILNSPANPTGGIVDKRQLEKLVDGLKRWPDVYILSDEIYSRMTYDGQQHVSLLSFSDLRERLIILDGWSKTYAMTGWRLGWGLWPEHLVPEVTKLCVNYHSCVNAAAQMAGITALTMDQSPVNEMMYAFNERRLLIHQRLNDMPGISCVLPKGAFYAFPNIQGTGKTAKELQDILLNEQGVASIAGTSFGSFGEGYLRFSYANSLDNINKAMDRVDAVARQLAKG; encoded by the coding sequence ATGGGCATCTCATCAAAAATCTCGCTTTTGGGTACTGAAACGGCTTTTGATGTCCTGGCAAGGGCTGCAAAGCTGTCCGCCTCGGGCATGGATGTTATCAATCTGGGCATCGGGCAACCCGATTTTCCTACGCCCGATGCGATTGTGCAGGCCGGCATCGACGCCCTGAAAAATGGTCACCACGGTTATACGGCGGCCAATGGCACTCAGGAACTTCGCGAAGCAGTGGCGCAAGACATTTTAAAATATCGCGGCGTCCCTGTCTCTGCGGACAATATCCTGATCATGCCCGGCGGAAAGCCGACCATGTCCTTTGCCATTGAGCTTTTTGGCGAAGCCGGCGCAGAAATTCTATACCCCAATCCGGGCTTTCCCATTTATGAAAGCATGATCCGATATTCCGGGGCAAAGCCTGTCCCCATTCCACTTCTGGAAGAACAGGGTTTCTCCTTTGATGCAGACCAGGTTCTCTCTCTTGTGAATAACAATACAAGACTGATCATCCTGAACAGCCCGGCGAACCCCACCGGCGGTATTGTCGACAAAAGACAACTGGAAAAGTTGGTGGATGGCCTTAAGAGATGGCCAGATGTCTATATTCTTTCGGATGAAATTTACAGCAGGATGACCTATGATGGGCAGCAACATGTCAGCCTTCTGTCCTTCAGTGATCTTCGAGAAAGATTGATCATTCTGGATGGCTGGTCAAAAACCTACGCCATGACAGGATGGCGTTTGGGTTGGGGACTCTGGCCTGAACATCTGGTGCCGGAAGTCACTAAACTATGCGTCAACTATCATTCCTGCGTGAATGCCGCAGCCCAAATGGCGGGCATCACGGCGCTGACCATGGACCAATCCCCAGTTAACGAAATGATGTATGCTTTTAATGAACGTCGTTTGCTTATCCATCAACGGCTCAATGATATGCCGGGTATCTCCTGTGTGCTCCCAAAAGGCGCCTTTTATGCCTTTCCCAATATACAAGGAACCGGAAAAACCGCTAAAGAGTTGCAGGATATCTTATTGAACGAACAAGGTGTGGCCAGTATTGCCGGAACGAGTTTTGGATCTTTCGGTGAAGGATATCTCCGTTTTTCATACGCCAACTCGCTGGATAATATCAATAAAGCCATGGATCGTGTCGATGCCGTCGCCCGGCAGCTTGCAAAAGGATAA
- a CDS encoding SlyX family protein yields the protein MSEIEKRLMTLELSVAEQDQVVQDLSDMVNNQWQEIERLRAKLTTAHQRIVSLEESVPTQGGQPEKPPHY from the coding sequence ATGTCAGAGATTGAAAAACGCCTTATGACCCTTGAACTCAGCGTTGCTGAGCAGGATCAGGTCGTGCAGGATTTAAGCGATATGGTCAATAATCAGTGGCAGGAAATAGAACGACTGCGCGCTAAACTCACAACCGCTCATCAACGGATCGTTTCTCTGGAAGAAAGTGTCCCAACGCAGGGCGGCCAACCTGAAAAACCACCCCATTATTAA
- a CDS encoding DUF3253 domain-containing protein, giving the protein MASDKSNNTSDQDQENAPEDPVVTYILNAVDGGGEVSPNHIAQKIASDRSKPTDPNDIWRKYMTAVRQQAIHLARTGRIEIVRKGVAVDPNDFKGLYKLRLPQK; this is encoded by the coding sequence ATGGCATCAGATAAATCAAACAATACTTCTGATCAGGATCAGGAAAACGCTCCCGAGGATCCGGTGGTTACCTACATTCTGAATGCCGTGGACGGCGGCGGAGAAGTATCCCCCAATCACATCGCTCAGAAAATTGCATCCGACCGGTCTAAACCAACGGATCCCAATGATATCTGGCGGAAATACATGACCGCAGTTCGCCAGCAGGCAATCCATCTCGCCCGTACAGGCCGGATTGAAATCGTAAGAAAAGGTGTGGCCGTAGATCCAAACGATTTTAAGGGTCTCTATAAATTGAGACTGCCTCAAAAATAG
- a CDS encoding P-II family nitrogen regulator — protein sequence MKKIEAIIKPFKLDEVKEALHEVGLQGITVTEAKGFGRQKGHTELYRGAEYVVDFLPKVKIEIVLEEELVERALEAIQTAARTGRIGDGKIFVSSVEEVIRIRTGEKGPEAV from the coding sequence ATGAAAAAAATTGAAGCGATCATTAAGCCCTTCAAACTGGACGAAGTTAAAGAAGCCCTGCATGAAGTAGGCCTTCAAGGCATTACTGTCACGGAAGCCAAAGGCTTCGGTCGTCAGAAAGGGCATACTGAACTCTACCGCGGTGCTGAGTATGTGGTAGATTTTCTACCCAAAGTTAAGATTGAAATCGTTCTGGAAGAAGAACTTGTAGAACGGGCTTTGGAAGCCATTCAAACCGCTGCCCGAACCGGCCGAATTGGTGACGGAAAGATCTTCGTATCTTCCGTGGAAGAAGTCATCCGTATTCGTACGGGCGAAAAAGGCCCTGAAGCAGTTTAA
- the glnA gene encoding type I glutamate--ammonia ligase — protein MSTVSEILNAIKENEVEYVDLRFTDPKGKWQHLAMHVDAVDEDMFEDGVMFDGSSITGWKAINESDMTLMPDVTSFVMDPFAARPTMIVFCDILDPTSGESYERDPRSVAKKAEAYLASTGIGDTAYFGPEAEFFMFDNVQFSNDSHNTFFKLEDVEAPISSGEELEGGNTGHRPRVKGGYFPVQPVDQGADIRSEMVSVAKEMGLSVEKHHHEVAPSQHELGFKFGTLVGAADDMQKQKYVTHNVAHAYGKTATFMPKPVAGDNGSGMHVHQSIWKDGKPTFAGSGYAALSDTALFYIGGIIKHAKAINAFTNASTNSYKRLIPGFEAPVLLAYSARNRSASCRIPFAPSPNGKRVEIRFPDCTANPYLAFAAMMMAGLDGIQNKIHPGDAMDKDLYDLPTEELADIPTVAGSLREALEALDADREFLKKGGVFTDDMIDGYISMKWEDVYKFEHAPHPVEFDMYFSV, from the coding sequence ATGAGCACGGTTTCTGAAATTCTCAATGCTATTAAAGAAAATGAAGTCGAATATGTAGACCTTCGTTTTACCGATCCAAAAGGTAAATGGCAGCATCTTGCAATGCATGTGGATGCCGTTGACGAAGACATGTTCGAAGACGGCGTGATGTTTGACGGCTCTTCCATTACAGGGTGGAAAGCAATTAATGAGTCAGACATGACACTGATGCCAGACGTTACTTCTTTTGTAATGGATCCGTTCGCAGCCCGTCCAACAATGATTGTCTTCTGCGACATTCTCGATCCAACAAGCGGCGAAAGCTATGAGCGCGACCCACGGTCTGTTGCTAAAAAAGCAGAAGCCTATCTTGCAAGCACAGGTATCGGTGACACTGCCTATTTCGGCCCTGAAGCTGAATTCTTTATGTTCGATAACGTTCAGTTCTCAAATGACAGCCACAACACATTCTTCAAACTTGAAGATGTAGAAGCACCAATCAGTTCAGGTGAAGAGCTGGAAGGCGGAAATACAGGACACCGTCCTCGTGTTAAAGGTGGTTACTTCCCAGTGCAGCCTGTTGACCAAGGCGCAGACATCCGTTCAGAAATGGTTTCTGTTGCTAAAGAAATGGGTCTTTCTGTTGAAAAGCATCACCATGAAGTTGCTCCTTCACAGCACGAACTTGGTTTTAAATTCGGTACGTTGGTCGGCGCCGCCGATGACATGCAGAAGCAGAAATATGTAACGCACAATGTTGCACATGCTTATGGCAAAACAGCAACCTTCATGCCGAAACCAGTCGCCGGTGATAACGGCTCTGGCATGCATGTTCACCAGTCAATCTGGAAAGATGGCAAACCTACTTTCGCAGGCTCAGGTTATGCGGCGCTTTCTGATACAGCCCTTTTCTACATCGGCGGTATCATCAAGCACGCAAAAGCAATCAACGCCTTCACAAACGCTTCTACAAACTCCTACAAGCGTTTGATCCCTGGTTTTGAGGCACCGGTTCTTCTGGCATATTCAGCCCGCAACCGTTCCGCATCATGCCGTATTCCGTTTGCACCAAGCCCGAACGGCAAGCGTGTTGAAATTCGCTTCCCAGACTGTACTGCCAACCCATACCTTGCTTTCGCAGCAATGATGATGGCTGGCCTTGACGGCATTCAGAACAAAATTCACCCTGGTGATGCAATGGACAAGGATCTGTATGATCTTCCAACAGAAGAATTGGCAGACATCCCGACTGTTGCCGGTTCACTTCGTGAAGCTTTGGAAGCCCTCGATGCAGACCGCGAATTCCTGAAAAAAGGTGGTGTTTTCACTGACGACATGATCGACGGTTACATCTCCATGAAATGGGAAGATGTTTACAAATTCGAACATGCACCTCACCCAGTAGAATTCGATATGTATTTCAGCGTCTAA
- a CDS encoding SDR family oxidoreductase produces MQTALITGANRGIGLGMATKFLESGQWNILCCCRTPETADKLQSLKSSAPDRIEIYQLDVSDPKSINALKQALHGRPINLLLNNAGIMGGRSSSIQEVDFDAWEDALRINTIGPFRMVQAFVDNLKQSHNPRVVTISSQMGALNLHSTGAFAYRSSKAAVNKIMQTLSCEPELTGIIFTLFHPGWVQTDMGGASADITIEQSTSGLFDKIMSLAKEDNGKFFKWNGEEHPW; encoded by the coding sequence ATGCAAACAGCACTTATCACGGGCGCCAACCGGGGAATTGGATTAGGCATGGCAACCAAATTCCTTGAAAGCGGGCAGTGGAATATACTGTGCTGCTGTCGAACACCGGAAACCGCTGACAAACTACAGTCATTGAAATCATCCGCACCGGATCGAATTGAAATTTATCAACTGGATGTATCCGATCCTAAATCAATCAATGCTTTGAAACAGGCATTACACGGCAGGCCGATCAACCTACTCCTGAACAATGCTGGCATTATGGGCGGGCGGTCGTCCTCAATTCAGGAAGTTGATTTTGACGCTTGGGAAGATGCCCTTCGCATTAATACCATTGGTCCCTTTCGAATGGTTCAGGCATTTGTTGATAATTTGAAGCAAAGCCATAATCCGCGGGTAGTTACAATTTCAAGCCAAATGGGGGCGCTGAACCTTCATTCCACGGGTGCCTTTGCCTATCGCTCTTCCAAGGCTGCGGTCAACAAAATAATGCAGACCCTTTCATGCGAACCCGAACTAACGGGCATCATTTTTACACTGTTTCACCCGGGGTGGGTTCAAACTGATATGGGCGGTGCCTCCGCTGACATCACCATTGAACAAAGCACATCAGGTCTGTTTGACAAAATCATGTCTCTTGCAAAAGAGGATAATGGAAAGTTCTTCAAATGGAACGGTGAGGAACATCCCTGGTAA
- a CDS encoding 2TM domain-containing protein, whose translation MEQNTVDQDYRDAQRRVRRLRHFLQHLTTYFVMIAFLHIINLLTSDYYWAKWPALGWGLAVVLHGIRHARYFPFFDKEWEEKKIQQILEKKSADRGTSTHR comes from the coding sequence ATGGAACAGAACACCGTTGACCAGGACTATCGGGACGCACAACGCCGGGTTAGAAGGCTCCGGCATTTTCTGCAACACCTTACGACCTACTTTGTGATGATTGCCTTCCTGCATATCATTAACCTTCTCACCTCAGATTATTACTGGGCCAAGTGGCCGGCGCTGGGTTGGGGTTTGGCCGTGGTTTTACATGGTATCCGGCACGCAAGATACTTTCCGTTCTTTGATAAGGAATGGGAAGAGAAAAAAATTCAGCAGATACTGGAAAAAAAATCAGCTGATCGCGGAACATCAACGCACAGGTAA
- a CDS encoding SAM-dependent methyltransferase, with protein MKDDKSAANVTAVPYQTSDFKASEFKPLSQSPLWKFQQDFYKKLGMDAWRPQQVPNFITTNSFIAHRYARVVAAMIRDWCLKHGNKDEPVNILELGAGSGRFAHFFLHHIQQALSELSVTQPFRYVMTDISEANINFWRQHEKLKPFVTSGELDFAYFDASEQRQIELIEAGECLTSDCGRVPIIVVANYLIDTLPSDLFQIRNNQLHQRLAAARINENEPDIQKVLDQTFIAYKDTPCPSDWYGNEHLKEILEGYVEGENDFGFAVPIGFIRCLETLKSFTSGPLFVLASDFGPLSKEAMQEHNSQIKVVMNKAYTVPANFDFIGRLSEKGNGIFLKPACKPSAIATVGYLFGNHDDAYPNLLQAYQDYIDDFSPDDFNLMKEVLEAPNETLDLKHMMSFLRLSQFDSRVFLMIFDQLNAAVPTMKTTEREYLKQVIHSVITLFYRADQETDIHLQCGHLLGKMGEYHEALRLFEISASHFGLTAKVQYLMSILYWEVGQKEDAVESLKEALIKEPDFTQATERLTLYQAQIS; from the coding sequence GTGAAAGATGACAAATCAGCGGCCAACGTCACGGCGGTGCCCTATCAGACTTCTGATTTTAAAGCTTCTGAGTTTAAGCCTCTTTCACAGTCTCCGCTTTGGAAGTTCCAGCAGGATTTCTATAAAAAACTGGGCATGGATGCCTGGCGTCCGCAACAGGTGCCCAATTTTATAACGACAAATTCTTTCATCGCGCATCGCTATGCCCGGGTTGTCGCGGCGATGATCAGAGACTGGTGCCTGAAGCACGGGAATAAAGACGAGCCCGTTAATATCCTTGAACTGGGCGCCGGGTCTGGACGTTTTGCGCACTTTTTCCTGCATCACATTCAACAGGCTTTGTCAGAACTGAGCGTAACCCAACCCTTTCGCTACGTAATGACTGATATCAGCGAAGCGAACATTAACTTTTGGCGGCAACACGAGAAACTAAAACCCTTTGTAACGTCAGGAGAACTTGATTTTGCTTACTTCGATGCCAGCGAGCAGCGCCAGATCGAATTGATCGAAGCCGGGGAATGTTTGACGTCAGATTGTGGGCGGGTTCCAATCATTGTTGTCGCGAATTATTTGATCGATACGTTACCGTCAGATCTGTTTCAGATAAGGAACAACCAGCTTCATCAAAGACTGGCGGCAGCCAGAATAAACGAGAACGAACCAGATATTCAAAAGGTTCTGGATCAGACTTTTATTGCCTATAAGGACACACCCTGTCCGTCAGACTGGTATGGTAATGAACATCTGAAAGAGATATTGGAGGGGTATGTTGAGGGGGAAAATGACTTTGGGTTCGCGGTACCCATCGGATTTATCCGGTGCCTTGAAACATTGAAATCCTTTACAAGTGGTCCCCTGTTTGTGCTGGCCAGTGATTTTGGGCCCTTATCCAAAGAAGCGATGCAGGAACATAACAGTCAGATTAAAGTCGTGATGAACAAAGCCTACACTGTGCCCGCGAATTTTGATTTCATCGGCCGACTGAGCGAGAAAGGGAACGGAATTTTTCTGAAACCTGCCTGCAAACCAAGTGCCATTGCCACCGTGGGTTATCTTTTCGGTAATCACGATGATGCTTACCCAAATCTTCTACAGGCTTATCAGGATTATATTGATGATTTTAGTCCGGATGATTTCAATTTGATGAAAGAGGTGCTGGAGGCGCCGAACGAAACGCTTGATTTAAAGCATATGATGTCTTTTCTACGTTTGAGCCAATTTGATTCAAGAGTTTTTCTTATGATCTTCGATCAGTTGAACGCGGCTGTCCCTACGATGAAAACGACGGAGAGAGAGTATTTAAAACAGGTGATCCACTCCGTCATAACTCTTTTTTACAGAGCCGATCAGGAAACTGATATCCATCTGCAATGTGGTCATCTGCTTGGAAAAATGGGTGAGTATCATGAGGCGTTGCGACTTTTTGAAATATCGGCCAGTCATTTTGGTTTGACGGCCAAAGTCCAGTATTTGATGAGTATTCTATATTGGGAAGTGGGCCAGAAAGAGGACGCAGTAGAAAGCCTGAAAGAGGCTTTGATCAAGGAGCCTGACTTCACACAGGCAACTGAGCGTTTAACGTTGTATCAAGCGCAGATTTCCTGA
- a CDS encoding acyl-CoA thioesterase: MTAEFRDPIIRTAPLPRDCNNNGDIFGGWVLSQMDIAGGVIAARRAKGRVVTVAVEAMTFHQPIKTGDVVSIYGDIIKIGRTSMHIKLTTIVARKLDPAEIKVTEGTYIFVAIDDEGNPREVPAE; encoded by the coding sequence ATGACTGCGGAATTCCGTGACCCAATTATCAGAACAGCCCCATTGCCCCGTGATTGTAATAACAATGGAGACATTTTCGGTGGCTGGGTTTTATCCCAAATGGATATTGCAGGCGGTGTCATTGCGGCAAGGCGGGCAAAGGGAAGAGTTGTCACTGTCGCTGTCGAAGCGATGACCTTTCATCAACCGATCAAAACCGGGGATGTGGTGAGTATTTACGGCGACATCATAAAAATTGGAAGAACGTCCATGCATATCAAGCTGACAACAATTGTTGCCCGCAAGCTGGATCCAGCGGAAATCAAGGTGACTGAGGGAACCTATATTTTTGTCGCGATTGATGACGAGGGGAATCCCCGGGAAGTTCCTGCAGAATAA
- the parE gene encoding DNA topoisomerase IV subunit B: MSDLFQTPKSETSDYSAKDIEVLEGLEPVRKRPGMYIGGTDERARHHLAAEVLDNSMDEAVAGFATRIDVELFADGSLCIRDNGRGIPIDPHPKYKDKSALEVILTTLHSGGKFSNKVYHTAGGLHGVGVSVVNALSSKTIVEVARDKVLWRQEYSRGLPQTPLEKVGAAPNRRGTSIHFHPDEEIFEAGTALRPNRLYKLVRSKAYLFRGVEIRWKAASELIKDETPAEATLHFPGGLSDFLSATIEGRQTVTAEPFSGRVEIEGDRGRVEWAIAWPADNISFLNSYCNTVPTPEGGTHEAGFRMALVRGLKAYGELINNKKATQINADDILNGATSVLSVFIPEPQFQGQTKEKLATPEASRVVDLAIKDHFDNWLASAPDQANNLLTWIINKSEERLRRRAEKETSRKTATSRIRLPGKLADCSQNGKEGSELFIVEGDSAGGSAKQGRNRKTQAILPLRGKILNVASAVSSKIKANQELSDLMQALGCGSRDKYREEDLRYDKVIIMTDADVDGAHIASLLMTFFYQEMPQLITDGHLYLAQPPLYRISQGAKTLYAMDDPHREKLLATEFTGRGKIDISRFKGLGEMPPAQLKETTMNPEKRTLLKVQVPMEEYAETSERVESLMGKKPELRFTFIQENARFADNLDI; encoded by the coding sequence ATGTCAGACCTTTTTCAGACGCCAAAATCAGAAACTTCCGATTATTCAGCAAAGGATATTGAGGTTCTCGAAGGGTTGGAGCCTGTCCGTAAACGCCCTGGCATGTATATTGGCGGCACGGATGAACGGGCCCGGCATCATTTGGCTGCCGAAGTCCTCGACAATTCCATGGACGAAGCTGTGGCCGGTTTTGCAACCCGCATCGATGTTGAACTCTTTGCCGACGGGTCTCTTTGCATTCGCGATAATGGCCGAGGCATACCGATCGACCCGCACCCGAAATACAAAGATAAATCTGCTCTGGAAGTTATTCTGACGACCCTGCATTCGGGCGGTAAATTTTCCAACAAAGTATACCATACAGCCGGTGGCTTACATGGTGTGGGTGTTTCTGTCGTCAACGCGCTTTCTTCCAAAACGATTGTCGAGGTTGCGCGCGATAAGGTTCTTTGGCGGCAGGAATATTCTCGTGGTTTACCACAAACCCCACTTGAAAAAGTCGGCGCCGCCCCCAATCGCCGAGGCACGTCCATCCATTTTCATCCGGACGAAGAGATTTTCGAAGCAGGTACGGCCTTGCGCCCAAACCGGCTTTATAAACTGGTCAGGTCCAAAGCGTATTTGTTCCGCGGTGTAGAAATTCGCTGGAAAGCCGCGTCTGAGCTGATTAAAGATGAAACCCCGGCAGAGGCGACCCTTCATTTTCCGGGCGGATTGTCGGACTTTCTATCGGCCACGATAGAAGGCCGTCAAACAGTAACAGCGGAACCCTTTTCCGGACGGGTCGAAATCGAAGGTGATCGGGGCCGTGTTGAATGGGCAATTGCTTGGCCAGCTGACAACATTTCTTTTTTGAATTCATATTGTAATACAGTTCCAACACCAGAAGGTGGCACCCACGAGGCCGGTTTCCGTATGGCACTTGTGCGCGGTCTGAAAGCATACGGCGAACTTATTAACAATAAAAAAGCGACCCAGATTAATGCCGATGATATTCTGAACGGCGCAACCTCGGTTTTGTCGGTTTTTATTCCGGAACCGCAGTTCCAAGGGCAGACGAAAGAAAAACTGGCGACGCCGGAAGCATCTCGTGTGGTTGATCTTGCCATCAAAGACCATTTTGATAATTGGCTCGCCTCTGCCCCGGATCAGGCAAATAACCTGCTGACCTGGATTATCAACAAATCTGAAGAAAGACTGCGCCGCCGGGCAGAGAAAGAAACAAGTCGTAAAACCGCGACAAGCCGCATAAGGCTGCCAGGAAAACTGGCCGACTGCTCCCAAAATGGGAAAGAAGGCAGCGAACTGTTTATTGTGGAGGGTGACAGTGCGGGCGGCTCTGCCAAACAAGGGCGCAATCGGAAAACGCAGGCTATTTTGCCATTGCGCGGTAAAATCCTGAACGTCGCGTCCGCTGTTTCTTCAAAAATCAAGGCAAACCAGGAACTTTCCGACCTGATGCAGGCCTTAGGCTGTGGCAGCCGCGACAAGTATCGTGAGGAAGACCTTCGGTATGACAAAGTCATCATCATGACGGATGCGGACGTTGACGGCGCGCATATCGCATCGCTGCTTATGACGTTCTTTTATCAGGAAATGCCTCAGCTAATCACGGATGGCCATTTATATCTGGCCCAACCTCCCTTGTACCGGATCAGCCAGGGTGCGAAGACGTTGTACGCCATGGACGATCCGCACCGTGAAAAGCTGTTGGCAACGGAATTTACGGGCCGCGGGAAAATCGATATCAGCCGATTTAAGGGTTTGGGGGAAATGCCACCAGCCCAATTAAAAGAAACCACAATGAACCCGGAAAAAAGAACGCTATTAAAAGTGCAGGTTCCGATGGAAGAATATGCAGAAACGTCTGAGCGGGTTGAAAGCTTGATGGGCAAAAAACCAGAACTACGCTTCACATTTATTCAGGAAAATGCCCGTTTCGCGGATAATCTGGATATCTAG
- a CDS encoding molybdopterin-dependent oxidoreductase, with protein MTTLRSYTPEKNENGNSQADQSDLSAYVFKHFPQQACPYSLSADEIDDLGRDSAVLTWFWTTMGRFDNPYSIESLMDRRAASLQVDPISFRKSRLKPTSIRHKTVLDRLETLKGELENEFFSASAGVALIEQNGCVFGQVADVSLEGEVLKIKKILCVAECGRVEFVGQVRAQIYGAILFGLGPLLAEEMGAREGRFFSRKPLDRPAIDGENAPHIILDLLHGRAQTNYHSDTGKPQLIPAVASAVQTVVTGS; from the coding sequence GTGACAACGTTACGATCATATACACCTGAAAAAAACGAAAACGGCAATAGTCAAGCGGATCAGAGTGACCTGTCGGCATATGTCTTTAAACATTTCCCCCAGCAGGCATGCCCTTATTCCCTGTCAGCAGATGAAATTGATGATCTTGGGCGGGACAGTGCTGTACTTACCTGGTTTTGGACCACGATGGGGCGGTTTGATAATCCTTATAGTATTGAAAGCCTGATGGATCGCAGGGCGGCATCATTACAGGTGGATCCGATTTCATTTCGTAAATCACGCCTGAAACCCACGTCAATCCGGCATAAAACCGTTTTGGACCGGCTTGAAACATTAAAAGGCGAGCTGGAGAATGAATTTTTTTCAGCCTCCGCCGGGGTTGCGCTGATTGAACAAAATGGATGTGTTTTTGGCCAGGTTGCCGACGTGTCACTTGAGGGCGAGGTCCTGAAGATTAAAAAAATTCTTTGTGTTGCAGAATGTGGACGTGTTGAGTTCGTTGGGCAGGTTCGGGCGCAGATTTATGGTGCAATCCTGTTTGGACTGGGGCCGCTGCTGGCAGAGGAAATGGGCGCAAGGGAAGGGCGGTTTTTCTCGCGTAAGCCGTTGGATCGACCGGCTATTGATGGTGAAAATGCACCGCATATTATCCTTGATCTTCTCCACGGCAGAGCCCAAACCAATTATCATAGCGACACAGGAAAACCACAACTGATACCAGCCGTGGCCTCCGCCGTTCAAACTGTTGTTACAGGGTCTTGA
- a CDS encoding alpha/beta fold hydrolase: MSDKHPLILIPGLLCTDELWRDQIQALSDISDVSIPKHHLDDDISLIADRILKDAPEKFALAGLSMGGYIALEIVLQAPDRVTHLALVDTRADADSPQDRKRREDFIRLVQRGKTFKGVTESLLPMLIHPSRFQDDALTSRIYQMAEDIGQEGFIRQETAIMNRKDRNAELGKIVCPTIVISGNEDALISPDLQEKMANAIPDAEFHLIAECGHLPSMERPFEVNTLFREWLSWTS; encoded by the coding sequence ATGAGTGATAAACATCCCCTGATTTTAATTCCTGGCCTGTTATGCACGGATGAACTCTGGCGTGATCAGATTCAGGCGTTATCCGACATTTCCGACGTTTCAATTCCGAAGCATCATCTGGATGATGATATTTCGCTTATTGCGGACAGGATTTTAAAGGATGCACCAGAAAAATTTGCGCTCGCAGGGCTCAGTATGGGCGGTTATATTGCACTCGAAATTGTGCTTCAGGCACCAGACAGGGTGACGCATCTTGCTTTGGTGGATACTCGCGCAGATGCGGACTCTCCGCAAGACCGGAAGCGCCGTGAAGATTTCATTCGGCTCGTTCAACGGGGTAAAACCTTTAAAGGCGTGACTGAAAGTCTGTTGCCGATGTTGATCCATCCAAGTCGTTTTCAGGATGATGCTTTGACCTCGCGGATTTATCAGATGGCTGAAGATATCGGTCAGGAAGGGTTCATCCGTCAGGAAACGGCAATCATGAACCGAAAGGATCGGAACGCTGAACTGGGTAAAATCGTATGCCCAACTATCGTTATCTCAGGGAATGAAGACGCCTTGATTTCCCCGGATCTGCAAGAAAAAATGGCCAATGCCATTCCAGACGCAGAATTTCATCTGATTGCCGAATGTGGCCACCTGCCGTCGATGGAGCGCCCGTTTGAGGTCAATACTCTGTTTCGTGAATGGTTAAGCTGGACAAGCTGA